From a region of the Halanaerobium hydrogeniformans genome:
- a CDS encoding MATE family efflux transporter, which produces MQSSSERLENEAIIPLLFRLSVPSIIAMATHALYNVVDSIYVGRLSTEALSALSLAFPIQIVLIGIGVGIGIGVSSLIARRLGENNKHAAVNAAEHGIMMIFIGGLVVAIIGYFFSTQILELFTNDEILVQMGSEYIKIILIASISIFYPMVVNHILRGEGNTFVPMVAMLIGSILNIIIDPFIIYGWWIFPRMEIAGAAIATVISQLISGVFLTYILLSDKNELKISLKDFKFNFKIIKDIYIVGFPAMVMQFLASFMLGGMNRILAEFGSTAIAAAGIYFRLQSFVFMPVYGLNQGYMPIMGYNYGHNNPQRMKKTFKSALLVAFIFTTIGFFVFQSIPELMITLFNNDPELIRIGTTALKRISIAFPVIGPAIIISTTFQALGNGFPSLFFSFLRQIIVLLPLMYLLGQWFGLEYLWFAFPISEIVSVIPAAFWIKLTLNDVYQKMTNNIANKKAVQ; this is translated from the coding sequence ATGCAGAGCAGTTCAGAACGTCTAGAAAATGAAGCAATCATTCCGTTATTATTTCGCCTATCTGTTCCCTCAATTATAGCAATGGCCACTCATGCACTTTACAATGTTGTTGACAGTATTTATGTTGGCCGCTTAAGCACTGAGGCATTATCTGCTTTATCTCTTGCATTTCCAATACAAATTGTTTTAATCGGAATCGGAGTTGGAATCGGAATCGGTGTTAGTTCTTTAATTGCAAGACGGTTGGGAGAAAACAATAAACATGCAGCGGTAAATGCTGCTGAACATGGAATTATGATGATCTTTATAGGTGGTTTAGTAGTCGCCATTATTGGTTATTTTTTTTCAACTCAAATATTAGAACTTTTCACTAATGACGAAATTTTAGTTCAAATGGGTAGTGAATACATTAAAATAATTTTAATAGCTTCTATTTCTATTTTTTACCCGATGGTTGTTAACCATATTTTAAGGGGAGAGGGTAATACATTTGTTCCCATGGTAGCAATGTTAATTGGCTCAATTTTAAATATAATAATAGATCCCTTTATTATTTATGGCTGGTGGATATTCCCCCGAATGGAAATCGCAGGTGCTGCAATTGCTACAGTAATTTCTCAACTAATAAGTGGTGTCTTTTTAACTTATATTTTGCTCAGTGATAAAAACGAATTAAAAATCTCTTTAAAAGACTTTAAATTTAATTTTAAAATTATTAAGGATATTTATATAGTTGGCTTTCCAGCAATGGTAATGCAATTTTTAGCCAGTTTTATGTTAGGTGGTATGAACAGAATCCTGGCCGAATTTGGTAGTACAGCCATTGCAGCTGCAGGTATATATTTTCGACTGCAGTCCTTTGTTTTTATGCCAGTTTATGGTTTAAACCAGGGTTATATGCCTATTATGGGATATAATTATGGTCATAATAACCCTCAGCGGATGAAAAAAACATTTAAATCAGCCCTTTTAGTTGCTTTTATTTTCACAACAATTGGCTTTTTTGTCTTCCAATCAATACCAGAATTAATGATTACGCTTTTTAATAATGACCCTGAATTAATTAGAATTGGCACAACAGCCCTCAAAAGAATAAGTATTGCTTTCCCAGTTATAGGACCAGCAATAATTATTTCAACTACATTTCAGGCTTTAGGTAATGGTTTTCCAAGTTTGTTCTTTTCTTTTTTAAGACAAATAATCGTTCTACTGCCATTAATGTATTTATTAGGCCAATGGTTTGGCCTTGAATATTTATGGTTTGCCTTTCCAATTTCAGAAATTGTGAGTGTTATCCCAGCTGCTTTCTGGATTAAGTTAACTTTGAATGATGTTTACCAAAAAATGACTAATAATATTGCAAACAAAAAGGCAGTTCAATGA
- a CDS encoding CoA-disulfide reductase: MGKKVIIVGGVAGGASTAARLRRMSEDTEIIMLEKGEYISFANCGLPYHIGEVIEKREELLVQTPEAMKARFNIDVRIMHEALDIDRKEKNLKIKNLETGNIYTESYDKLVLSPGADPIKPPLPGLDIEEVYTLRNIRDMDLIKEYIDNNEIKHAVVVGGGFIGLEMLENLHQRGLKVSLLELTDQVMRTLDKEMVSMVHNHMRTKGVDLNLSDGIAAVEKENGKKFALLQSGKRIETDLIILSIGVKPKTELAEKAGLDIGVSGGIKVNQYLQTSDPNIYAIGDAIEVKDFVINEPSRIPLAGPANKQGRIAANNITGRKEKYNGTQGTSIAKIFDIIPASTGAAEKKLKENDFNYQVVHITSNNHASYYPGALPMMLKLIYQKKDGRILGAQIVGFAGVDKRIDVLSTAIRHQMNIFDLQELELAYSPPFGSAKDPVNMLGFAAGNIYNGLVKPAFWQELDELDNEEIILLDIRENIELELGQIPNSIHIPLNSLRDRLDELDKDKEYITYCAVGLRGYIAARILMQNGFNKVRNLSGGYKLYKAVMDDKNEVIEKEEEAELNSLLTPEDAEMIADLIIKNIRNK; the protein is encoded by the coding sequence ATGGGTAAAAAGGTTATTATTGTTGGGGGTGTAGCAGGTGGAGCAAGCACTGCTGCTCGGTTAAGAAGAATGAGTGAAGATACTGAGATTATAATGCTCGAAAAAGGTGAGTATATTTCTTTTGCTAATTGTGGTTTGCCTTATCATATTGGTGAGGTAATCGAAAAAAGAGAAGAGCTTTTAGTTCAGACCCCTGAAGCAATGAAAGCACGTTTTAATATTGATGTTAGAATTATGCATGAAGCATTAGATATTGATAGAAAAGAAAAAAATCTGAAAATAAAAAATCTAGAAACTGGTAATATATATACAGAAAGTTATGATAAACTTGTTTTATCTCCCGGAGCAGATCCAATCAAACCACCATTACCGGGCCTGGACATAGAAGAAGTTTATACACTTAGAAATATTAGAGATATGGATTTGATTAAAGAATATATTGATAACAATGAGATAAAACATGCTGTAGTAGTTGGTGGTGGTTTTATTGGTCTAGAAATGCTTGAAAATCTTCACCAAAGAGGATTAAAGGTTTCATTATTAGAATTAACTGATCAGGTTATGAGGACCCTTGATAAAGAAATGGTATCAATGGTTCATAATCATATGCGAACTAAAGGTGTAGACTTAAATTTAAGTGATGGAATCGCAGCGGTAGAAAAAGAAAACGGGAAAAAATTTGCTTTACTACAAAGTGGTAAAAGAATAGAAACAGATTTAATAATACTATCAATTGGAGTTAAACCCAAAACAGAGCTTGCTGAAAAAGCCGGGCTGGATATTGGTGTTAGTGGAGGGATAAAAGTTAATCAATATCTCCAGACAAGTGACCCAAATATCTATGCAATAGGTGATGCTATAGAAGTTAAAGATTTTGTTATTAATGAGCCCAGTCGAATTCCACTGGCTGGTCCTGCCAACAAACAGGGTAGAATAGCCGCCAATAACATAACGGGAAGAAAAGAAAAATATAATGGTACCCAGGGAACATCAATAGCAAAAATATTTGATATTATTCCTGCTTCTACAGGAGCTGCAGAAAAGAAATTAAAAGAAAATGACTTTAATTATCAAGTAGTCCATATTACTTCTAATAACCATGCTAGCTATTATCCAGGTGCCCTGCCAATGATGTTGAAATTAATTTATCAAAAAAAAGATGGTAGAATACTGGGAGCTCAAATTGTCGGTTTTGCCGGAGTAGATAAAAGAATAGATGTACTTTCTACTGCTATACGGCATCAGATGAATATTTTTGATCTCCAGGAATTAGAACTTGCCTACTCTCCTCCTTTTGGATCAGCAAAAGATCCTGTTAATATGCTTGGCTTTGCTGCTGGGAATATTTATAATGGCCTGGTTAAGCCAGCATTTTGGCAAGAATTAGATGAGCTTGATAATGAAGAAATTATTTTACTTGACATAAGAGAAAATATAGAGCTTGAATTAGGTCAAATCCCTAATTCTATTCATATTCCTTTAAATTCTTTAAGAGATAGATTAGATGAACTTGATAAAGATAAAGAATATATAACATATTGTGCAGTTGGACTACGTGGTTATATTGCAGCCAGGATTTTAATGCAAAATGGTTTTAATAAAGTTCGCAATCTAAGTGGTGGTTATAAATTATATAAGGCAGTTATGGATGATAAAAACGAGGTTATTGAAAAAGAAGAAGAAGCAGAATTAAATTCTCTTCTTACCCCAGAAGATGCAGAAATGATTGCAGATTTAATCATCAAGAATATTAGAAACAAATAA
- a CDS encoding ArsR/SmtB family transcription factor, whose translation MTFFTSDKSSKIIEKNSAVLEEEAELLKALAHPVRLTIVKGLLAEEGCNVSEMQQCLDIPQSTLSQHLAKLRDAGILKSERNGLERHYFVVNDKAIKIIKTLSELEYSKEE comes from the coding sequence ATGACTTTTTTTACAAGTGATAAATCATCTAAAATTATAGAAAAAAATAGTGCTGTTTTAGAAGAGGAAGCAGAACTTTTAAAAGCTTTAGCCCATCCTGTTCGTCTCACTATTGTCAAAGGTCTTTTAGCTGAAGAAGGTTGTAATGTTTCTGAGATGCAGCAGTGTTTGGATATACCACAATCTACACTTTCTCAGCACTTAGCTAAATTAAGAGATGCTGGTATACTTAAAAGTGAGCGGAATGGCCTTGAAAGACATTATTTTGTTGTAAATGATAAAGCAATAAAAATCATTAAAACTTTAAGTGAATTAGAATACTCAAAAGAAGAATAA
- a CDS encoding NUDIX hydrolase yields the protein MNIKTIRRRIKNRIPGPTRIQSYYSVLIPIIEIDDKLHLIYELRASDLSTQPGQISFPGGKVERGEEFSQAAVRECAEELLIDQEKIKLLGEIDYLITPFDFIIYAFIGCLKVNSLSEIKTNNEVAEVFTVPLEFFLENEPEKYGAFLKSEFDADFPYHLLPEGKNHKKLKSEYDIYFYRYKDRVIWGITAELSKNFIDIIKNE from the coding sequence TTGAATATTAAAACAATCCGGAGAAGGATCAAAAATCGTATTCCAGGCCCCACCAGGATTCAATCTTATTATTCAGTTTTAATTCCTATCATAGAGATAGACGACAAATTACATCTGATTTATGAACTTAGAGCAAGTGATCTTTCTACTCAACCAGGACAAATATCTTTTCCTGGTGGAAAAGTAGAAAGAGGTGAAGAATTTTCTCAAGCAGCTGTTAGAGAATGTGCTGAAGAATTACTGATAGATCAGGAAAAAATAAAATTGTTAGGTGAGATAGATTATCTAATCACACCTTTTGATTTTATAATTTATGCTTTTATTGGTTGTTTGAAAGTAAATAGTTTATCTGAAATTAAAACAAATAATGAGGTAGCAGAAGTTTTTACCGTACCACTCGAATTTTTTTTAGAGAATGAACCTGAAAAATATGGTGCTTTTTTAAAAAGTGAATTTGATGCTGATTTCCCCTACCACTTACTACCTGAAGGGAAAAATCATAAAAAGTTAAAAAGTGAGTATGATATATATTTTTATCGTTACAAAGACAGAGTTATCTGGGGCATTACTGCAGAACTGAGTAAAAACTTCATTGATATTATTAAAAATGAGTAA
- the gatB gene encoding Asp-tRNA(Asn)/Glu-tRNA(Gln) amidotransferase subunit GatB produces the protein MSTKYETVIGLEVHVQLSTKSKIFCGCSTEFGKAPNKNTCPVCLGLPGSLPVLNKKAVDYAILAGMALNCDIAEYSKFDRKNYFYPDLAKAYQISQFDLPVAENGNIEIETDNGIFNIGVTRVHLEEDAGKLVHEGSIDKSEASLVDYNRSGVPLIEIVSEPDIRTPAQAKAYLSELKLILEYLDISDCNMEEGSLRCDANVSLRPKGQKEFGTKAELKNMNSFSAVEKGLEYEMKRQEELLKEGHKVVQETRTWDEELNKTISMRGKEEAHDYRYFPDPDLLPLEINQSWKKEIKNKLPELPREKYKRFISEFSLPAYDAGVITGNRDMAEFFETVLKDYDDLKNISNWMMGEFLRLLNENNEGPYDSGVTPENLSKMLKMIDKDVISGKIAKKVFEIMYESGKDPETIVEEEGLKQISDEGKLESLVDQIIDDNPDAVEDIKNGKDRAIGFLVGQIMKETRGKANPGLVNKMLRDKLMD, from the coding sequence ATGTCCACTAAATATGAAACAGTTATTGGACTTGAAGTCCATGTTCAATTGTCAACAAAATCTAAAATATTTTGCGGCTGCAGTACAGAATTTGGTAAAGCACCGAATAAAAACACCTGTCCAGTATGTCTAGGTTTACCAGGTTCTTTGCCAGTTTTAAATAAAAAAGCAGTTGACTATGCCATTTTGGCAGGAATGGCTTTAAATTGTGATATTGCAGAATACAGTAAATTTGACCGTAAAAATTATTTTTATCCAGATTTAGCTAAAGCATATCAGATTTCGCAGTTTGATTTACCGGTTGCTGAAAATGGTAATATTGAAATAGAAACAGATAATGGCATTTTCAATATTGGAGTTACTAGGGTTCATTTAGAAGAAGATGCTGGTAAATTAGTTCATGAAGGAAGCATTGATAAATCAGAGGCCAGTCTTGTTGACTATAATAGGTCTGGTGTTCCCTTAATTGAAATAGTTTCTGAACCTGATATTCGAACTCCAGCTCAAGCTAAAGCTTATTTAAGTGAACTAAAATTAATTTTGGAATATCTTGATATTTCTGATTGTAATATGGAAGAAGGTTCTCTGCGCTGTGATGCAAATGTTTCTTTAAGACCTAAAGGTCAAAAAGAATTTGGGACAAAGGCAGAACTTAAAAATATGAATTCATTTAGTGCAGTAGAAAAAGGTTTAGAGTATGAGATGAAAAGACAGGAAGAACTTTTAAAAGAAGGACATAAAGTGGTCCAGGAAACAAGAACCTGGGATGAAGAATTAAATAAAACTATTTCGATGCGTGGTAAAGAAGAGGCCCATGATTATCGTTATTTCCCTGATCCTGATCTACTTCCTTTAGAAATAAATCAAAGCTGGAAAAAAGAAATAAAGAATAAATTGCCAGAACTACCAAGAGAGAAATATAAACGTTTTATCTCTGAATTCTCTTTACCTGCCTATGATGCCGGTGTAATTACAGGTAATAGGGATATGGCAGAATTCTTTGAGACCGTACTTAAAGATTATGATGATCTTAAAAATATTAGTAACTGGATGATGGGAGAATTTTTAAGGCTGCTAAATGAAAATAATGAAGGTCCTTATGATTCTGGAGTCACACCGGAAAATCTCTCAAAGATGCTTAAAATGATAGATAAAGATGTCATAAGTGGTAAAATTGCCAAAAAAGTATTTGAAATAATGTATGAAAGTGGTAAAGATCCAGAAACAATTGTTGAAGAAGAAGGATTAAAACAGATAAGTGATGAGGGTAAATTAGAAAGTCTAGTTGATCAAATCATAGACGATAATCCTGATGCTGTTGAAGATATTAAAAACGGTAAAGATCGAGCAATAGGTTTCTTAGTTGGTCAAATAATGAAAGAAACTAGAGGAAAAGCAAATCCAGGACTGGTAAATAAGATGTTAAGAGATAAATTGATGGATTAA
- the gatA gene encoding Asp-tRNA(Asn)/Glu-tRNA(Gln) amidotransferase subunit GatA gives MNLYDLTIHELKDKLNKGETTVAEIRKAFDDRIAAVEDKVKSYITLTDDLAEKSAAKYEEKKEQLLAGIPIAVKDNISTEAIKTSCASKVLKNYKPPFNATVIDKLDDAGALIIGKTNMDEFAMGSSTENSAFFNTNNPWNLNHAPGGSSGGSAAAVAAGECAAALGSDTGGSIRQPASYCGVVGLKLTYGMVSRYGLVAFASSLDQIGPITKDVEDCAIMTNVITGYDEKDSTSVEDKAEDYRKYLKKDVSGMKIGIPEEYFNLDFDQEVKDSVLAAVKELEKAGAEVEKVHITDAAYALAAYYIIGPAEASSNLARYDGVRYGLRSEEADDVKTMFFNTRSEGFGDEVKRRIVIGTYALSSGYYDAYYLKAQKVRTLIKDDFDRIFNDFDLIVTPTAPTTAIELGTKSDPLEMYYTDIFTVPINIAGVPAMSIPCGFDSNNMPIGLQLIGPHFGEGKIIQAAYTLEKILDIKDKRAEL, from the coding sequence TTGAATTTATATGATCTTACAATTCACGAATTAAAAGATAAATTAAATAAAGGTGAAACCACAGTAGCTGAAATCAGAAAAGCTTTTGATGATAGAATAGCTGCTGTAGAAGATAAAGTTAAATCTTATATAACACTTACTGATGATTTAGCAGAAAAAAGTGCTGCTAAATATGAAGAAAAAAAGGAACAACTGCTGGCAGGGATTCCAATAGCGGTTAAAGATAATATTTCAACCGAGGCTATTAAAACTAGCTGTGCTTCAAAAGTGCTGAAAAATTATAAGCCGCCTTTTAATGCTACAGTAATTGATAAATTAGATGATGCTGGGGCATTAATTATAGGTAAAACCAATATGGATGAATTTGCGATGGGTTCTTCAACTGAAAACTCTGCTTTTTTTAATACAAATAATCCCTGGAATTTAAATCATGCTCCAGGTGGCTCAAGTGGTGGTTCTGCTGCTGCAGTTGCTGCCGGTGAATGTGCAGCTGCTCTGGGCTCTGATACAGGAGGCTCGATCAGACAGCCTGCTTCTTACTGTGGTGTTGTAGGTTTAAAATTAACTTATGGTATGGTTTCACGTTATGGTCTGGTAGCTTTTGCCTCATCTCTTGATCAAATTGGTCCAATTACAAAAGATGTAGAGGATTGTGCCATCATGACAAATGTTATTACCGGTTATGATGAAAAAGATTCTACATCAGTTGAAGATAAGGCAGAAGATTATAGAAAATATTTAAAAAAAGATGTCAGTGGAATGAAAATCGGGATTCCTGAAGAATATTTTAATTTAGATTTTGATCAAGAGGTTAAAGACAGTGTGCTGGCAGCTGTTAAAGAATTAGAAAAAGCAGGGGCAGAAGTAGAAAAAGTACATATTACCGATGCTGCCTATGCTCTGGCCGCCTATTATATTATCGGTCCAGCAGAGGCAAGCTCAAACCTAGCCCGCTATGATGGTGTTAGATATGGACTGCGCAGTGAAGAAGCTGATGATGTAAAAACAATGTTTTTTAACACAAGATCTGAGGGCTTTGGAGATGAGGTAAAAAGAAGAATAGTTATCGGTACCTATGCTTTAAGCTCGGGCTATTATGATGCATATTATCTTAAAGCCCAAAAGGTAAGAACCCTAATCAAAGATGACTTTGATAGAATCTTCAATGATTTTGATCTGATTGTAACACCAACCGCACCTACAACAGCTATAGAACTGGGGACAAAAAGTGATCCCCTGGAAATGTATTATACAGATATATTTACAGTACCAATCAATATAGCAGGTGTTCCTGCAATGTCAATTCCTTGTGGATTTGACAGTAATAATATGCCAATCGGTCTGCAGTTAATAGGTCCCCATTTTGGTGAGGGGAAAATTATTCAGGCAGCATATACACTTGAAAAAATTCTTGATATAAAAGATAAAAGAGCAGAATTATAA
- the gatC gene encoding Asp-tRNA(Asn)/Glu-tRNA(Gln) amidotransferase subunit GatC, producing the protein MIDKKDVEYSADLAHLKLSEEEKDLYTEQIAKIFDYVEKLNELDTEDVVPTAYTVPMKNVMREDEVEESLDREKSLANAPDKKDGQFRVPKIMSE; encoded by the coding sequence ATGATTGATAAAAAAGATGTGGAATATTCTGCTGACTTAGCTCATTTGAAATTAAGTGAAGAAGAAAAAGATCTTTATACAGAACAAATTGCTAAAATATTTGATTATGTAGAGAAACTAAATGAGCTTGATACAGAAGATGTTGTGCCAACAGCATATACTGTACCAATGAAAAATGTAATGCGTGAAGATGAAGTTGAAGAATCATTAGATCGCGAAAAATCACTTGCAAATGCACCTGATAAAAAAGACGGCCAATTTAGAGTACCAAAAATTATGTCTGAATAA